One window of the Solanum stenotomum isolate F172 chromosome 11, ASM1918654v1, whole genome shotgun sequence genome contains the following:
- the LOC125844530 gene encoding probable LRR receptor-like serine/threonine-protein kinase At5g45780 — protein MEKKCEREDMSAIDTERMKNLKKMRETLIYDAYYLQAENYLKHGKMAISKPRVDMFLDQCSRLQEEDSYRSLWNMTITPLGHAKQYSLKEIEDMTDNFQPYTLIKSTKYGRMFSYPTNEAITIKTWDFFWPDFNGYSYHPSRFCNELEILTDDNPHACLMKLKGFCFQNILAIVYDETPIQFLSYVISDGESFRWEDRMKVATQLATLFIWLHEKQFAIGRMEPSSIMIDKDFNMKVIDFPFLVRVRDIPHNILPDAPEADNVTETLKDDVYAFGILLLRLITNNKSIEGPYHCWIREELQGGKGSIVDKSVLLNCDGVLACGITKLATECLDEDPNARPDMKNVSDRLTNLMSEIGFEQRQVCVTISERPGEQFGQTRMISVLTLALAVGVVGFLLFKKH, from the exons ATGGAGAAAAAATGTGAAAGAGAAGATATGAGTGCAATCGATACAGAAAGGATGAAAAACCTGAAGAAGATGAGGGAGACATTGATATATGATGCGTATTACTTACAAGCAGAAAATTATCTTAAACATGGGAAAATGGCCATATCTAAACCCCGTGTTGACATGTTTCTGGATCAGTGCTCTCGTTTGCAGGAGGAGGACTCATATAG GAGTCTATGGAATATGACTATAACACCGTTGGGTCATGCCAAACAATACAGCCTTAAGGAAATCGAAGATATGACCGACAATTTTCAGCCGTACACGCTGATTAAATCTACCAAGTATGGGAGAATGTTCAGTTACCCAACCAATGAAGCTATTACTATCAAAACATGGGATTTCTTTTGGCCAGATTTCAATGGCTATTCTTACCATCCATCTAGATTTTGT AATGAGCTTGAAATACTGACAGATGATAATCCTCATGCATGTTTGATGAAGTTAAAGGGGTTCTGTTTTCAAAATATACTTGCAATTGTGTATGATGAAACACCAATTCAATTTTTGTCGTACGTCATTTCTG ATGGGGAAAGCTTTAGATGGGAGGATAGAATGAAGGTGGCAACTCAACTTGCAACCCTCTTCATCTGGTTGCATGAGAAGCAATTTGCGATTGGTCGTATGGAGCCTTCTAGCATAATGATTGACAAG GACTTCAACATGAAAGTAATCGACTTTCCTTTCCTGGTTCGTGTCAGAGACATCCCTCATAATATTCTTCCTGATGCTCCCGAGGCTGATAATGTTACTGAGACTTTAAAAGATGATGTTTACGCATTTGGTATTCTACTTTTGAGGTTGATTACCAATAACAAAAGCATTGAAGGTCCATATCATTGTTGGATTAGGGAGGAGCTACAAGGTGGTAAAGGATCGATAGTGGATAAATCAGTTCTGCTAAATTGTGATGGTGTGCTCGCTTGTGGAATCACAAAACTAGCAACAGAATGTCTGGATGAGGATCCAAATGCACGCCCAGATATGAAGAATGTCTCTGACCGCTTGACCAATTTG ATGTCCGAAATTGGTTTCGAGCAGCGTCAAGTTTGCGTTACTATCAGCGAGAGACCAGGAGAACAGTTTGGACAAACAAGAATGATTAGTGTTCTCACCTTAGCATTAGCAGTTGGTGTCGTTGGATTCCTCTTGTTTAAGAAGCACTGA